The Salvelinus fontinalis isolate EN_2023a chromosome 24, ASM2944872v1, whole genome shotgun sequence genome has a segment encoding these proteins:
- the LOC129822244 gene encoding cullin-5 — protein MATSNLLKNKGSLQFEDKWDLMRPIVLKLLRQEAVTKQQWFDLFSDVHAVCLWDDKGPAKIHQALKEDILDFIKQAQNRVLSHQDDTALLKAYIVEWRKFFTQCDILPKPFCQLEITLMGKQGSNKKSNVEDSIVRKLMLDTWNESIFSNIKSRLQDSAMKLVHAERLGEAFDSQLVIGVRESYVNLCSNPEDKLQIYRDNFEKAYLDSTERFYRTQAPSYLQQNGVQNYMKYADTKLREEEKRAVRYLETRRECNSVQALMECCVNALVTSFKETILAECPGMIKRNETDKLHLMFSLMDKVPSGIEPMLKDLEDHIMNAGLADMVAAAETITSDSEKYVEQLLTLFNRFSKLVKEAFQDDPRFLTARDKAYKAVVNDATIFKLELPLKQKGVGLKTQPESKCPELLANYCDMLLRKTTLSKKLTSEEIELKLKEVLLVLKYVQNKDVFMRYHKAHLTRRLILDISADSEIEENMVEWLREVGMPADYVNKLARMFQDIKVSDDLNQVFKEMHKHNKLALPADSVNIKILNAGAWSRSSEKVFVSLPTELEDLIPEVEDFYKRNHSGRKLHWHHLMSNGIITFKNEMGHYDLEVTTFQLAVLFAWNQRPRERISFENLKLATELPDAELRRTLWSLVAFPKLKRQVLSYEPSVSSPKDFTDSTLFYVNQDFSLIKNSKVQKRGKINLIGRLQLTTERMREEENEGIVQLRILRTQEAIIQIMKMRKRISNAQLQTELVEILKNMFLPQKKMIKEQIEWLIEHKYIKRDETDINTFIYMA, from the exons ATGGCGACGTCTAATTTGTTAAAG AATAAAGGCTCCTTGCAGTTTGAGGACAAGTGGGACTTGATGAGGCCCATTGTTCTCAAGCTGTTGAGACAGGAGGCTGTCACCAAGCAGCAGTGGTTCGACCTCTTCTC AGATGTCcatgctgtgtgtctgtgggatGATAAGGGCCCAGCTAAGATCCACCAGGCGCTCAAAGAAGACATCCTAGACTTCATCAAACAAGCTCAGAAC CGTGTTTTGAGTCACCAGGATGACACAGCGTTACTGAAGGCCTACATTGTGGAGTGGAGGAAGTTTTTCACGCAGTGTGACATCCTGCCCAAACCCTTCTGTCAGCTGGAGATCACACTGATGGGGAAGCAGGGCAGCAACAAGAAGTCTAACGTTGAGGACAGCATCGTACGCAAG TTGATGTTGGACACATGGAACGAGTCAATCTTCTCCAACATAAAGAGCCGTCTTCAGGACAGTGCTATGAAGCTGGTTCACGCTGAGAGGCTGGGAGAGGCTTTTGACTCCCAGCTGGTTATAGGAGTACGAGAATCATACG tcaaCCTGTGCTCTAACCCTGAAGACAAGCTCCAGATATACAGAGATAACTTTGAGAAGGCCTACCTGGACTCAACTGAGAGGTTCTACAGAACACAGGCCCCATCATACCTACAGCAGAACGGAGTCCAGAACTACATGAAATAT GCAGACACAAAGctaagagaagaggagaagagggcagttCGATACCTTGAGACTCGTCGTGAATGTAACTCTGTCCAAGCT ctgatgGAATGTTGTGTGAACGCTCTGGTAACGTCGTTTAAAGAAACCATCCTGGCCGAATGTCCCGGCATGATCAAACGCAACGAGACAGACA AGCTCCACCTGATGTTTTCCTTGATGGATAAGGTTCCTAGTGGGATAGAGCCCATGCTGAAAGATCTGGAGGATCACATCATGAACGCTGGGCTGGCTGATATGGTGGCTGCTGCAGAGACTATCACTtct GACTCTGAGAAGTACGTGGAGCAGCTGCTGACGTTGTTTAACCGTTTCAGTAAACTGGTGAAGGAGGCTTTTCAGGATGACCCTCGATTCCTCACCGCCagagacaag GCCTACAAAGCTGTGGTGAACGATGCCACCATCTTTAAACTGGAGCTGCCTCTCAAACAGAAAGG GGTAGGTCTGAAGACCCAGCCAGAGTCGAAGTGTCCAGAGCTGCTAGCTAACTACTGTGACATGCTGCTGAGGAAAACAACCCTGAGCAAGAAACTCACGTCAGAGGAGATAGAACTCAAACTCAAAGAAGTG tTGCTGGTATTGAAGTATGTTCAGAATAAGGATGTGTTTATGAGGTACCATAAAGCCCACCTGACCAGAAGACTGATCCTGGACATCTCAGCCGACAGCGAAATAGAAGAGAACATGGTGGAGTGGCTCagg gaggtgGGGATGCCTGCAGACTATGTGAATAAGCTGGCCAGGATGTTCCAGGACATTAAAGTATCGGATGATCTCAACCAGGTCTTCAAGGAGATGCACAAACACAACAAGCTGGCTTTACCAG ctgaCAGTGTGAATATAAAGATCCTGAATGCGGGGGCGTGGTCGAGGAGCAGTGAGAAGGTGTTTGTCTCTCTGCCTACTGAGCTGGAGGATCTGATCCCAGAGGTAGAAGACTTCTACAAGAGGAACCACAGCGGGAGGAAACTACACTGGCACCATCTCATGTCCAATGGCATC atCACCTTCAAGAACGAAATGGGTCATTATGACCTGGAGGTCACGACCTTTCAGCTGGCTGTCCTATTTGCCTGGAACCAGCGGCCGCGGGAGCGAATCAGCTTCGAGAACCTTAAATTGGCCACCGAGCTGCCCGATGCTGAGCTACGACGCACACTCTgg tctctggtaGCGTTCCCTAAACTGAAGAGACAGGTGTTGTCCTATGAGCCTTCAGTCTCCTCCCCTAAAGACTTCACAGACAGCACCCTGTTCTATGTCAACCAGGACTTCTCTCTCAT taaAAACTCCAAGGTCCAAAAAAGGGGCAAGATTAATCTGATTGGTCGACTGCAGCTGACCACGGAgcgaatgagagaggaggagaatgagGGCATCGTCCAGCTGAGAATATTAAGAACCCAG GAGGCCATCATCCAGATTatgaagatgaggaagaggatcagTAACGCCCAGCTACAGACAGAACTGGTAGAGATCCTTAAGAACATGTTCCTGCCCCAGAAGAAGATGATCAAGGAACAGATCGAGTGGCTCATCGAACACAAATACATCAAACGGGACGAGACAGACATCAACACCTTTATCTACATGGCATAG
- the LOC129822649 gene encoding solute carrier family 35 member F2-like, with protein MAEKDPERIIATDPRNNYDRKCLIIRKLLKFNPKEVFTWQLVKTVAMGQGLAVLMCGTAVTSQYLASDYHVDAPMLQSFMSYALLCITYTTALLFRTGDGNMFQILKKRWWKYLLVGLVDVEANYTVVKAYQYTTLTSIQLLDCFVIPVLMILSCWFLKTCYRPVHYISVCVCLLGVGAMVGADLLAGRDLGSTSDVLLGDGLVLLSASLYAVSNLCQEYTVKHLSSVEFLGMVGLFGTLISGIQLGVLEHNNVANIQWDWRIGLLFAGYALCMYILYSCMPIVVKKTSATAVNLSLLTTDLLSLFCGLFLFQYTFSGLYIVSLVIILVGFVSFNAVATTPNPADPIPPSVGWKEGGYDNPDDIINEEVVVAVLEEQEE; from the exons ATGGCTGAGAAGGACCCAGAGAGGATTATAGCTACAGACCCCAGAAATAATTATGATAGAAAATGCCTTATTATCCGGAAGCTTCTGAAGTTCAACCCTAAAGAAGTGTTTACATG GCAGCTGGTGAAGACAGTAGCCATGGGTCAGGGTTTGGCTGTTCTCATGTGTGGTACAGCAGTAACATCCCAGTACCTGGCTTCAGACTACCACGTGGACGCGCCCATGCTCCAGAGCTTTATGAGCTACGCACTGCTCTGCATCACCTACACCACCGCTCTGCTGTTCagaacag GGGATGGAAATATGTTTCAGATTTTAAAGAAGAGGTGGTGGAAGTATCTCCTAGTAGGCTTGGTGGACGTCGAGGCTAACTACACAGTGGTTAAAGCTTACCAGTACACTACACTCACCAGTATACAG cTGCTGGACTGTTTTGTGATCCCTGTGTTGATGATACTCTCATGCTGGTTCCTGAAGACGTGCTACAGACCCGTCCACtacatatctgtgtgtgtctgtctgctggGGGTGGGGGCCATGGTGGGAGCTGACCTACTGGCTGGACGAGACTTGGGATCCA CCTCAGACGTTCTGCTAGGTGATGGCTTGGTCCTGCTCAGTGCCAGTCTATATGCTGTGTCTAACTTGTGTCAGGAGTACACCGTCAAACACCTCAGCAGTGTAGAGTTCCTAGGCATGGTCGGCCTGTTCGGCACACTCATCAGTGGCATACAGCT ggGTGTTCTGGAGCATAACAACGTGGCAAACATCCAATGGGACTGGAGAATCG GCCTGCTGTTTGCTGGCTATGCCCTGTGTATGTACATCCTGTACAGCTGTATGCCCATAGTGGTCAAGAAGACCAGTGCTACAGCAGTCAACCTCTCCCTCCTCACTACAGACCTCCTCAGCCTCTTCTGTGGTCTGTTTCTCTTTCAATACACg ttctcaGGTCTGTACATTGTGTCTCTGGTGATCATCCTGGTGGGCTTTGTCTCCTTCAACGCTGTGGCAACGACCCCTAACCCTGCAGACCCCATCCCCCCCTCTGTGGGCTGGAAGGAGGGTGGCTATGACAACCCTGATGACATAATCAATGAAGAAGTGGTGGTGGCAGTCTTGGAGGAGCAGGAAGAGTAA